In the Hevea brasiliensis isolate MT/VB/25A 57/8 chromosome 8, ASM3005281v1, whole genome shotgun sequence genome, ctcttcaccttgggctacattttcattgttttgatcatttccagcattaacaccaattctcattctttcatcagccatgacttcttctaattcaatttctctcaatgcttcttttcttcttctggtttctttcttgttggctttacaaaatttctcaatttcaggattgaacaataaggatgtgtcacttgtgcttctagctcttctcataaaagattaaaagtacctgaaaaagaacaaacaaacacaaaatgaaaagataacaaaaataaaactaaaaacaactaaaataatcaagaattcaatcttaaacaaacaactccccggcaacggcgccaaaaacttgatgtggcccaaccgcaagtgcacgggtcgtacaagtaatacagtaaagatatcgttcccacgaggagttgtgttaatgattgaatttttgatataaaaagttgactaaattgaactaatttcaaaattaaaacaatagattgaatgggtattggagtatgaaatctatatgtgcaaaattaataatctatctaacaatgtattaattaaactaaaattgcatcaaattgaaataagcaagttcaaatatggcagggtttaaaatggcaagcaattaaattcaattgaaaattagcaataataaaaaggcgattccggagttcgggatttcatattcgagctattttgggattttaaattggttatccaatctcgtGGAACTTACgaattttaaggagattaattcttaaatcctttgaataccctttcgagtgagacaaagagtgccttaatcaaactaatcctactttcgtggagttagaattaattaagacccattaagttctttaattaatctgtgaatcctcttaatccttagtctatttctagatctaagttaattaagtccaattccttgattatctatcacaaggccttctcctttcggtgcctcaaccatggattaagaacatcacttaatgggatcctacactaagcatgtcattaagcacacaagaaatgaataaaactcattaagaccacaaagtatggattacccaatcaaaatccacaaaatatctcaaatattacaacccttactccagaatcaaaggtaaactactcactacccataatccttacaagatatattgagtttaaatggaaataaagctttaatctaagctaagaaacaagaaactaagcactagaaatgtaaggaaagaaagaaatctgcaaatcttggttgaaaatggtgtggaaggtgaaagtgactcttcaaattctgcctctcctctccctttccttttctgctcctttcttctccctttttcccccctttctaaaatgggaaatgggtctatttataacattttctgacatggagccctaaaatagtgtgtttgaggagggattttctgagggaatcttctgccagctcattaatgaactctttatgggactgcataagtggactgcataagtcatgcagtcccttatgcaatttctattctgggtcacttatgcgaaactacatgacttggtgcataggttatgcacaattccgtgagagtgcataagggaggcgtgaatgtgcataagctatgcagtcttcttatgcacatttcggcaagtattggaacagtgatttttctccttatacagatctgcatagcttatgcggcaagttatgcacaatttggtcaatgcacatttcagcttgaaaacttgtttttgacatctttggctgtagaagtcactcctcaatggcaaaatttctcttcagtccttcaaaaacaccattcttcctacaaaacaaagtaaaaattacaaattaatctaaaattgacaattatgaaaaactaactaaataactaatgaaattagctaaaaatgactaataataaaatagaatagctatgaaactagacctaaatgactatgcaaaatgtatgcatcagagAGGAGGTCAAACGGGTGTATCAATTGGCAATTCTGCGGGTCCTATAGCACGGAAATCAACcccgatgccagtttgtacacattgtgggaagaaccacagaggaaagtgtagattgctaacgggtggatgtttcagatgtgggtccacagagcattttttgagagattgcccacggaggagtgctcccacagctccaccacagactcagGTCCGCCCCACGATCtgagaggggtagaagaccaatgagaccagagatagctggtacatcacagagagcttctGAGACTATAGAACAACCCGAGGTTGAAGTAGCACCCTGTGTGTAcactatggctcgagaggagccagacCTGGTAGACGTTGTTAGAGGTACATtctctaattataatacctttaagtatgtattgatagaccctaactatgttcacccctatatatgcattgtacctcctgttgaaagaggataccaatagatgggtcagaagatgacatacttgtcaccaaccctttaggtcaccagatgattgtagattatcaaccgaaaaggatcgtgttaaagataatagatggaaatgagaaggggGCTGTatgtgagatgaaagaagatgagcacagaactggttgaaaaaaaaaaaaaaaagagatagtctattgggatataccgtggtaactatgcaatgctcttgatgtttgtgctgtaagctgcagattacagtaccgacttgggactattgtgtagagctacgtatttccaatagtaaatcgagataaggataagattatagaactaggattaataagacagacaaaaaaaaaagtaaagtattataacacaaaaaaggtgaaaagacaaggagatagcggtctctcgattaattacactgtgtaaatttcgaggacgaaattttatttagaggggaagaattgtaacgtcctcaccaaaggtagtccgtacattttactgttctgatgactaatgtctgttcggacaattaaaatgtctggaactacacttaaactatagtgaggaggcataaattaatgaaataaatattaaaaaaaaatgtaggaaaatttttgagaaaataaaataaaatttagagaatttatttatttggtacaaaaataataaaaataacccgatatgcaccatgaagggcattttggtcatttcacccatagaggtgaattttgacataaatgtcaaattaaaattaggaaataaaataaataacataaattaaatttatgaaatagattaggaaaatgagaagagaaaagaaaagaaaagaaaagaaaagaaaagaaaaggtttagaaaaattcaaaaaaaaatgtatataaataggcactagaggacaaactcccacccacttccatcttcttcctccatttcttctctctctctctctttccctcatttcctccattgttgtcaagctttcaagcttgatttcccaagcttctacccatcaaaacctttagcacccttcacaaaaaatactccccactccataaggaagccatagatacccataagaagcaagaaagttgaggtttgggaagctcaagtaaggttagtgcactaatccctcttcttctctttattaaacatgaaaagcatgtttagctaagcataaataccattaaaacaaaaagaaaatctagaggaaagaacccttgaatttttggcagccagggaacttgaagtttattgctttcaagtgatgaaaaatggttccatgagaatgtgtaattagttgaaatgtttgggtgtttgattgtgtaaatttgaaactttgaaaactagggtttgtgtaaatgttgaggactttgtgtaaaatgttgaaaatgacctattgggatgagattgttgcttatagaagtgtattgcatgcaaattgaagtaaggaagttggaggagattgagttttggaagtgttaattttctgcaggttgtgtttgttgagggcagtgtacattttaggccataaataaaattgtgtgaccccaattggtatgaggccaattggaggtaaaactagacccaaaatagcccattttccattaagaaaccatgcccaaattctgtccaaaacttgagctaaatactgcctaaattcgaatttccctgcacccaacccagaaaatgaccaaatgaacagtacgtgttcatttggttataactctctctatactggtccaactgacctaaaattttacccatggaaattttagacatagggctacacttttcatgaagaccacttaacccagttttgcctttaacaaattcaaattgttagcacaagttaggtcactgaaactgccaacccagaaatgaccaaatgaacagtacgtgttcatttggtcataactctttctatattggtccaaatgacctaaaattttacccatggaaagtttagacatagggctacacttttcatgaagaccacttaacccagttttgcctttaacaaattcaaattgttatcaaaaattgggtcactgaaactgccaacccagaaaatgaccaaatgaacagtacatgttcatttggtcataactctctctatactagtccaaatgacctaaaattttaccaatggaaagtctagacatagggctacacttttcatgaagactacttaatccagttttgcttttaaccaaatcaaattgttagcaaaagttgagtcactaaaactgccaacccagaaattgtccaaaatactgttcctttggtatgcttgaccagttttggcaaaaatgccataacttggtctccaaagctgcaaattgagtgaaactagtgccaaaagttttataagacatagcacaacaatttttatgttttgaccaagctctagaaaccattgcatcctagggaaaatattagccaaagttaggaattgaaatctagaaaatgttaagttgaacccagaatgccatttgatacctgtgtgttcatttggccataactcccactaggaaattccatttgagatttgccaatatgatctagaaacatgatacttagggatacaatattgatttagacacctttgccaaattctaagtgtaaagaccctaaaaagagggtcaaacatactgccctgaagttgatttttgcccttataggactatgagtccaggttaatacattgaccataactcactataccaagcttgaaaaattatgaaattgtacctgggagtccctaagacatagaggaacatatcttgtgaaggaacctaagtctaaaaatgacaataaaatgatcaaatgactggtcaaagtttattgactagaaattgtaaattttggacagcttagaggcaaagggaccagttatggtattttgaccataacttgagttatattactccaaattcagtgattcaaaaactgaaattcaagtttaaacatagaggaacaattgttatgaaggaagtgtgactaaatagacatcctaacctaatcaaattcctagataaagataacacatcaacatgaacctaaagaaaggttcatgggaaaaatgctatatatgataattaaaatactcataagaataattaaatattaaaaatgatatgaatatataaattgggactaatgtcccattaatatgaaattaatggtaccaatgaacagtactagaaaatagtaacagtgaatagtgctaaaataattaaaaatgtttaattgcccattgtatacctagacttatttatttagtttggataaattggtataccaattagggaccacagatagcagtactgcttatagagcaaatcatgaactgacaatatatgtctgatatgattgttctacaggctatatgcctacttattggccattgtgcctattttatttctggctttacaagcctgacagcgggtctcgtgcccgacagctggcctcgtgcctgacagatatatacagggtagacatatggttgtctaacccgtatactcccgtgtatccagcttttataatttgttataggtttcttgggcattgataataattaattaatactgaatatacaataagtaaataggaaagatcccaataattttaattgtttccaaagtgtaataaaaaaaatgtaaaagacccagaatttatgatttgtaaatattaattcaattgtttaattattgttattataaattatgcaccactaagcgttatgcttagcgcgttggttttccatcgcgtaggtactgaagatcagcagccgccacagtagtattcggacagagttcaggcggatctgccaccgatcagagtcacctcatcagtcttttgtattttggtagggcccatgtgtagactagtattttggttcattatgtctagtcatgatgtaattactagtttatgatgtattttattttggacttgaaatgaaaacttataatttattatctataaatttccatatgaatgcaatagatgacacttcattttgagatctcataaatagttgtgaatgatatgataaaagaaaatatgatatggaaatatgtgaaatgactatgaatatgttaacacgtgatagtggaacccgtcagatgctaataaaacagaggaggatctgtccgggtctccacagaaataagatatatatatatatatatatatatatatatatatataattctacacataaattacctgatttaaatgacattaaaatttacaatagacatgacaagacaagatagggtgctccggcaccgaatgtggcacttcttgctcggctatacaatagacgggtaaggggcgtcacagtaaatttatataaattctaaaattaactttttaaaataatttaaaattaatttaaaaataaaaattcaaaataaattgatttttatCAACGGTTAAATGTAGTCTTTTATTTTCCATAATGCTAAATTatcataatatataattatttgaaatataaaataaaatgaaagatagTAATAGATAATGtttaaatgataattttatttaaaaaaataaaatatttagaatttaaaagaTATAACGtttgaaatttgaaatacaaaataaaatgaaagatagAAATAGATAATgattaaatgataattttattttaaaaaaatatttagaatttaaaagatataacatttgaaatttaatttttaagaaattatatatatatatatatatatatatatatatatatatatatatatatatatatattcaaaatttttgacatatataattcataaatatccatatccatatcataaggtgtgatgatataatttataaatataataatcttaaatttcattttaattatttttttctggttataattaatactattaaataatacttaactaaataattttatctttaaatatataattattaaaatttgaaatataaaataaaatggaaGATAGTATAGGGATAATGTTTAAATAATCTTAGAAGTTTGATTGGTTTATCAGATATTAAAAAAACTTGTGTCCCACACTTATCTAGTTTCAAACTTGGTTTCTAATAAGAATAGATAAATATTAAGTCTTGAAAATCTATCTTTTagggttattttaatttttattagaagTCTATTCATATAAAAGAGAGAAAGTtgagggagagagaaatacaATACTTATACGTTAGCTTGCATCAGTCTTCTCGGAATAAATTCCTCGCAAGAGTCCAATTATGGAGGTGACACAGCCGCAGTCCAATGCTTCTGTTACCGCTACTCGTCAACCTCGAACAGACCCCATCAATGACAACAACAGAAAGAACTTcattgatattgattattttaattCTTTTCCACCCGGGTATAGGTTTCGCCCTTTGGACGGAGAGCTTGTCGTTCATTACTTGAAAAACAAGATAGCCAATCAACCCTTGCCTCCAAACAAGATCATGGAGGTTAAACTTTATGAGTACAATCCCGAGAAGCTTGCAGGTTCTTTGATCTTTAACATAACCTATTTCCATGCTTATGCATATATTTACGCGATGATTTTGTTTTTGCAatgctataattttttttcttcatttccaCTATGATTTTGTTTTGCAATGTTATGATTAAATCTATGTTTTGTCGATGGATTTACCTTTTCCTTGTTTTGATGAACAGAGGAGTATTGGCAATGTGGGGAGACAGAATGGTACTTTTTTACACCAAGGGACAAGAGATATCCAAATGGAAGTAGACCAAAACGAGATGCCGGTGGTGGATACTGGAAGGCAACTGGAGGGGATAAAGCTGTTAAATATAAAGGGTGCTGTGGTTGGATATAGGAAGGCACTTGTTTTCTACATGGGAAAGCCTCCAAATGGTACAAAGACTAACTGGATTATGCATGAATATAGGGTCAGTGATGCCCCTCCAAGAATCAAAACAAGTGCCGATGATATGAgggtaattaaataaatatttaaatttcttgtttgttgttcattaatttttcttttgtttgaTTAATTCTCTATTCTTTTTCTGTGGCAGTTGGATAATGTGGTTTTATGCAAGATATATAAGAGGATGcgaaagacaatttgagaagtcgACTTTCAAATGAGGAACAATCTGCAGAGTTAGATGATCAAACTGCTGATGTTGTTAGGGATGTTGACAAAAATAGCGATCCTCCAGCCTACACAAACGCCCTTAATGACAATAAGCAAATTGTTTCAATCCCAATCCAAGAGAATCCAAGTGCATTTTATGAAGATCCTCCTTATGTTCCAATCAACGATCATGATCATCACCAAGCAATGTTAGAAGCTGCCAATTATCAACGAGCAATGTTTGCAGCTGCCAACTATGGATCTTATCGAACTTATGCTACTGGTATGACACCACCAATGCCTGAACCTGTTCAGATATATCCCCCAGAGGACATCCAGATACATTCCGCAGAGGACATCCAGATACATCCCACAGAGGACATCCAGATACAACCCACAGAGGACATCGTATCTAAATATCTGAATGAGAATTCTTGTGAGTTCGAGCTATCACTATCACCGGATGATTGGGATATTATTTCCAATTGTCTACTATAGTTAGTAATTAGTTATATACAGTGATTGACCATCatctgatttgaaattatttagtcatttggtGATCAACTTATGTATAGGATGATGATAACTGGTTAGTTAGCAGGGAACATCCAGTTTTGTAAATTGAATTTGCTAGAATCAATGGAAAAACAATAACCAATTTCCATTTACTTCAATAAATGGAGATAGCGATTGCAGAAGCTGCTCCAAAAAGGGTGCATGCAATTATACCTTCAAATGCAAGAGTGCTTGCCAAACGCAGATTTCGCCTCATATAAGGAACGTCTGTGTCCAAACCAATCAAGAACAAAAAAATGACTCGAAAATTGAATGTCAGAAGTTGATAGTATTCTATAGAAGAAGACCGGATAAAGAATTCCTGAAGTTTTTTGATTTTGCACAACAATGAAGGACCTAGCACTAGTCCAGCCTGAAAAACAAAACAGCGAAAAAACAACAACATATGAAGTACTGCAAAAACCTTAAAAATCTGCTCTTGTATCAAAGAAAGACAGGAAATGCATACAATAATATTTGCAACAGGTCCTGGTTGTCCTGAAGGTGTCAAGATAAGATGAAAAATGCGGGAGATTACAAGCATACGAGCTGCCTGCATTCCTGTTGTTATTATTGGGTTAAAGTTAAAGAGATCTTTCTGGCAAATTGCACGTTTGGCAAATTGTGCAGCATCCATTTCCCAAGAATAGCCTTCTGCTTAGTTTACAATTGCAAGTTGATACCCGAACAAGAATGGAAACTAAGCTAGAGAAAGGGACTTAGAAGCATCAAGAAAgtaaagagagagaagagagagagagagattatagCAAGATTAACATCCCTTCCTTTTTCCTCCTATCTCATCACCCATTTTCTGTGCTTAGGACTTGTGTGTGGCTTGGGAGCATTATCTTCACATCTGAGATTTCTTGGAGAACCTTTGTTTGCGGCGACATGGTTAGAGACTATATGCTTTGTTTTTTCATTTCTATACATTTGACTCTTTCCTTTTGTATATGTGTCCAGGGAGTTGAAAGAGTGAGCAACCAACTCCTTACCATTCTCCTTATTTCTCTGAAAGCACCATTTCTAAGATAAAAATTATAAAGCACTAATTAAGCAAGGGTTAGCAATTAACCAACTTTAATTCAATAGTATTGCAATTgtctttaaaaatataaaatctcaAATTCAAATCACAATCGAAGctaaattaataacaaaaataaCAAGGGATAATAtaactt is a window encoding:
- the LOC131182207 gene encoding cation/H(+) antiporter 2-like, encoding MDAAQFAKRAICQKDLFNFNPIITTGMQAARMLVISRIFHLILTPSGQPGPVANIIAGLVLGPSLLCKIKKLQEFFIRSSSIEYYQLLTFNFRVIFLFLIGLDTDVPYMRRNLRLASTLAFEGIIACTLFGAASAIAISIY